GGCCGGCTTCGACTCCTCCGCCAGCGCAGGCGCTCCCACCAACGCCAGCGCAACCAGGGCAAGGCCTATTCTGTGATGCATGGTGTGTGTCCTCCAAGAGGGGGTTGTTCCACCTTCACCCGGATGACACCGGCCAGGTCGGAGCGTTGCACGCGGCCGCGAAAAAAGTCCGCGGACCCTCAGGAAGCCCCAGACGTGCTCAGCAGGGACGGCAGGCTCAGGTCCAGCTCTCCCTGTACCACCCGCATCAGGCTGTGCAGTTCGCCGGAGGTGAGCCGAAGCCGCTCCGCCAGCCGCTGACGTGTGCCCTCCAGCGCCGCTTCCCGGCCCCGGACCACCCAGCGCGACACGGTGGACTTGTGCGTCTGGTACATGGTGCCGATGCGCTCCAGGCTCAGCCCCTCCACCACGTGCAAGCGCAGCACGGTGCGCTCCCGCGTGGGCAGGGCATTCAGCGCCTCGGAGAGCGCCGTCTGGAAATGCTCGCGGTGGTGCTTGCGCAGGTAGTCCAACTCGACGTCCGCCATGCCCGCATGGGTTGGCAGCGGGAGCGCCTCCGCCTCCTCTTCGGCGTGGGCCCTCCGGCGCTCCGAGCGCTGGAGGTTGAGGGCGGTACGCACCGCTGCCGCCCGCAACCAGGCCGCGAGCGGACCACTGCCCTGGTATTCGGCCATGCGTCCGGGCCGGTCACCTTCTGGGACGAGCAGCCGCTCGCGCAGGTGTTGAACCACCTCGGCGGGGTCCACACCCGTGTCCCGCATCCGAGCCAAGGACGCCGCCGCCTTGGGAAGAACGTGGCGCTCCAGCGCGACATGCGCCGCGGCGTTCCCCCGCACACAGGCGCACGCCAGATAGAGGTCCGCGGCATGCACGGTGGCCAGCACCCGTGAGGGGTCCTCGTCGCGTGGCAGGCACGAAGCAAGGTGGCGTAGGAAGTCTTCCTCCGCCAGCGTCACGCTTGGCCAGGCCTGCCGCGCCGCGGCGCAGAGCGCGACCAGCGTGTCCTCCAGTCCGGACAGGGCCTCGTAGCCCTCACGTGCCCCGGGGCCGAGCTGCTGGAGGAAGACGAGCGAGCGGCTCTGCTGCGTTCGCATGCGCACCTCGGCACCGCGCGTGCCTGGAGCGGCACGGCTCACCCGCCTTGTTACCCCGTTCCCTCCCTCGGTTTCCACCCGGCCATGACGACAGCTCGGCGAGCAACTGCGCCAGGAAGTCGCCAAGGGCCTTGACCTTGGGCGGCGTGGGGCGCGCGGGCTGCTACACCCGCCACAAGGATCCCCGCTCCACCCTGTGCTCGCACACGCAGGACCGGACGCGGCGCTCGCGCGGACGCTGAGCCACGCCCGCCTGGGCATCCTGCCCGGACAGGGCCACGTGGCCCACGTCACCGCGCCTGAATTGCTGGCGCGCGAGGTCTCCGCGTTCCACCGCGAATCGCCCGCGCGCCTGGGGCCTACATGGACACGGACTTGCTCGGGTCGAGCTGCTTCTTCTCGGGCTCGCGCGTCCGGGCCTGCGTGTCCGCCTTCTTCGAGGCGTCCCGGCTCTTGCGCGGGGCCTTGACCTCCGCCTTCACCGGCGCCTCGCAGTGGTCACCCTTCCGATTCGGGTGGCAGTGCCGGATGCCATAGACATGGTGACACCCACAGGGGTCCACCCGCTTCTTCGCGCACGCGGAGGGATTGAACACCGGGGCTGCCACCTCCACCGGCGTCTGTGCCTGCTCCTTCTCCACGGGTCCCGCCTGCAACGCCACCGCCAGGAAAATCCCACCAAGGAAACCCATCGCCCACCCCCTACCTGGATGCTGCGGAATGGATGGGAATGGAATCCGGACGTGACAAGTCCCGGGGCGATCGGAACCTCGCCGTCCGCTCTCGGGCTGACTTTCGCCCGGCCGGGCACGTCCCGGCCGCGGCCTCGTACGGCTCCGAATTCGCTCGCCTTCCCGCCTGTGCCCCCAGCATCCTCTGCTCCTGTTTTCGGGTTTCGGCTCCTGGCGTCAGCTTCCCTGGACGCTCCCGTCGCTGCCGCGTGTTCATCCCGTCTGGGGGATCAAAGTCATGAGTTGGAAGCAGCGGCTGGAGAAGGTCTCAGAAGGCCATTACGTCCTGGCGAAGACCAAGAGCATGAAGGTCGATGCGGACCTGTTCCTGTCCGACAAGTTGCTGTGGGGGGAGGGCCCCGAGCAACCTGGACTGGAGGACTCTGTCTTTGACCAGGTGGTGAATGCGGCATCCTTCCCCGGGGTCACCCGCGTCGCTGTCACACCCGACTGTCACCTGGGCTACGGCGTCCCCATTGGCACAGTGGTGGAGACGGACGGCATCCTCCTGCCCACCGCCGCCGGCTACGACATCGGCTGCGGCATGGTGCAGTTGCAGACGACGCTCACCGCCGAGGACGTCGCCGACGCCACGAAGCGCCGCCGCTGGATTGAAGAGGTGACGAAGCGCATCGCCGTGGGCGTGGGCGCCAGCCGCGTGCAGAAACAGCGCAGGGTGACGGACCGCACCTTCTCGGACGTGGTGCGCCACGGCGCCAAGGCCCTGGGCCGGGGTTCGTCCGTCACCGAGCGCGACTACATCCCCGTCGAGGACGACCGGGTGGACATCCCCGAGCGCGCCTTCGGCAAGCGTGAGCAACTGGGCAGCCTGGGCGGCGGCAACCACTTCACCGAGATGCAGGTGGACCAGAACGGCCGCGTGTGGGTGATGCTGCACACCGGCAGCCGCGGCTTCGGGTGGAACATCGCCAAGCACTTCTTCGTGGAGGGCGCCGCGCAGCTGGGCCTCAAGAGCCGCAGCGAGGACCATGTCTGGCTGGACGCGGAGAGCCCGCTGGGCCGCGACTACTGGAACCTCCACAACATGGCGGCCAACTTCGCGGTGGCCAACCGGCTCATCATCGGTGAGGCGGTGTGCGCGGCGCTGGAGGACGTCTTCGGCGGCACGGCCAGCGTGTATTACGAAATCTCCCACAACCTCATCCAGAAGGAGGCGGGGAAGTTCGTCGCCCGAAAGGGCGCCACGCGCGCGTTCCCCGGAGGACACCCCGCGCTGAAGGGCACGCCCTGGGAGAAGACGGGCCACCCCATCCTCATCCCGGGCTCCATGGAGACCGGCAGCGCCATCCTCTTCGCCGAGCCGGGCGCACAGAAGTCCATCTATTCGGTGAACCACGGCTCCGGCCGCCGCATGTCGCGTGGCGAGGCGCGGCGCGTGCTGAAGCAGGACGTCACCGACCAGCGCATGGCCGAGGCGGGCATCCTCCTCAACACCCGCCAGACGCCGCTGGACGAGTCAGGCCCCTGCTACAAGAACCTGGACGACGTTTTGGAGACGGTGGAGATGGCGGGGCTGGCCCGGGTGGCCTACCGGCTCAAGCCGGTGGCCTGCATCAAGGGCGCGGACTGAGGCGGCCCGGACGGCGCACGGCCGCCTGCCTGCCACCAATCCCTGGGAGGCGGGCGGCCCCGGGTCATTTCCGGCTCGGCGCATGGGGCTCGTGGGGCCGTCCGGGGAACGCTACAGTGGGCGCCCCTGGAGTCCTTCGCCATGAGCTCGCCGTCCCCTGCTGCCCGCATGCCCCCAGCTGCTTCCCGTGAAGC
This genomic window from Myxococcus virescens contains:
- a CDS encoding sigma-70 family RNA polymerase sigma factor, with amino-acid sequence MRTQQSRSLVFLQQLGPGAREGYEALSGLEDTLVALCAAARQAWPSVTLAEEDFLRHLASCLPRDEDPSRVLATVHAADLYLACACVRGNAAAHVALERHVLPKAAASLARMRDTGVDPAEVVQHLRERLLVPEGDRPGRMAEYQGSGPLAAWLRAAAVRTALNLQRSERRRAHAEEEAEALPLPTHAGMADVELDYLRKHHREHFQTALSEALNALPTRERTVLRLHVVEGLSLERIGTMYQTHKSTVSRWVVRGREAALEGTRQRLAERLRLTSGELHSLMRVVQGELDLSLPSLLSTSGAS
- a CDS encoding RtcB family protein; translation: MSWKQRLEKVSEGHYVLAKTKSMKVDADLFLSDKLLWGEGPEQPGLEDSVFDQVVNAASFPGVTRVAVTPDCHLGYGVPIGTVVETDGILLPTAAGYDIGCGMVQLQTTLTAEDVADATKRRRWIEEVTKRIAVGVGASRVQKQRRVTDRTFSDVVRHGAKALGRGSSVTERDYIPVEDDRVDIPERAFGKREQLGSLGGGNHFTEMQVDQNGRVWVMLHTGSRGFGWNIAKHFFVEGAAQLGLKSRSEDHVWLDAESPLGRDYWNLHNMAANFAVANRLIIGEAVCAALEDVFGGTASVYYEISHNLIQKEAGKFVARKGATRAFPGGHPALKGTPWEKTGHPILIPGSMETGSAILFAEPGAQKSIYSVNHGSGRRMSRGEARRVLKQDVTDQRMAEAGILLNTRQTPLDESGPCYKNLDDVLETVEMAGLARVAYRLKPVACIKGAD